Proteins from a single region of Macrobrachium nipponense isolate FS-2020 chromosome 11, ASM1510439v2, whole genome shotgun sequence:
- the LOC135212605 gene encoding uncharacterized protein K02A2.6-like, producing the protein MADENVTKIQGQTQEVKKVVGPKASLLECYRCGKTNHKADVCFHKDTECNGCHKKGHLRRMCRMENHTTANRNWKYGRQGRKRSTVNMAEEKTSGSEEETTECKLQDELMHTLKYCVKKMKARHNKVPEIIVKVKLNGIPIDMELDTGASVSLISEEFYAKHLKNTVLQSSDIVLKTMTGEKIEVVGICYVTMEVHGHRVEEVPLYVVQGNGPALFGRDWLHFAKFDWKKLAVNHLHSGILKTSKLEELLRKYGDVFDGELGTAKNIKAHIRVRKDAKPIFYKARTVPYAIRDAVNAELKRLELEGIIEKVDYSEWAAPIVPVSKDNGSIRICGDFKVTINRYVENPEHPMPNPDELYQRLNGGKTFSKLDLSQAYQQVELDEESRKYVTINTPLGLYRYTRLPYGVSAAPQLFQSLMDKVLQGVPCGCNIDDISLTGRTEAEHLHNLEKVLERLHINGLKCNLSKCEFMKPSLKYLSFIVDEEGIHMTEDAIAAVTEAPRPESRSEMQSFLGLVNHYRRYVPNLSSVAAPLTELLHKDRKWHWSVECERAFSEIKKMLTTETGVLVHYDLSKPVTLAVDASPKGLGAVLSHITNNKPLSYILGPRKGIPVLAAARIQRWAIQLAAYDYDIELRRSSDNGNADALSRLPLPDCDSDASDKHVNWTQEATAFNMHQVNSLPVTAKSVARETLHDAVLARALYYTRNGWPDSEDIAQELKPFHSRQREFSIEEGCLLWGARVVIPSRYRIQILEELHGGHPGIVRMKGLARLHVWWPNIDQDIENTVQGCSACQATQPMPTRAEGNPWKWPSGPWKRVHVDFAGPFLDKCTSL; encoded by the exons ATGGCTGATGAAAACGTCACGAAGATTCAGGGTCAAACTCAGGAGGTAAAAAAAGTTGTTGGGCCAAAAGCTTCTCTCCTTGAGTGTTACCGTTGCGGGAAGACAAACCATAAGGCTGATGTTTGTTTCCATAAGGATACTGAGTGTAATGGGTGTCATAAAAAAGGACACCTTCGTAGAATGTGCCGAATGGAAAATCACACCACAGCCAATCGAAATTGGAAATATGGAAGACAAGGAAGGAAACGATCGACGGTCAACATGGCAGAGGAGAAGACCAGCGGCTCGGAAGAAGAAACTACAGAGTGCAAACTACAGGATGAATTGATGCATACATTGAAATACTGTgttaagaaaatgaaagcaagaCATAATAAGGTTCCAGAGATAATAGTGAAAGTTAAATTAAATGGGATACCAATTGATATGGAATTGGACACGGGAGCTTCTGTGTCACTGATAAGTGAAGAGTTCTACGCTAAACATCTGAAAAATACAGTACTTCAATCCAGCGATATTGTGCTGAAAACCATGACAGGAGAAAAAATAGAAGTCGTCGGGATATGCTACGTAACTATGGAAGTTCATGGACACAGAGTGGAGGAAGTGCCATTGTATGTGGTACAGGGGAATGGACCTGCCTTATTCGGTAGAGACTGGCTGCATTTTGCGAAATTTGACTGGAAAAAGTTagctgtaaatcatctgcattctGGTATTCTGAAAACCTCAAAGTTAGAAGAACTGTTAAGGAAATATGGTGATGTCTTTGATGGTGAACTGGGTACAGCCAAGAATATAAAGGCTCATATTCGTGTAAGAAAGGATGCAAAACCAATCTTTTATAAAGCGAGGACAGTTCCTTATGCAATCAGGGATGCTGTGAATGCAGAACTTAAAAGACTAGAATTGGAAGGAATTATTGAGAAAGTTGACTATAGTGAGTGGGCGGCACCTATAGTGCCCGTTTCAAAAGACAATGGTTCCATTAGGATCTGTGGTGACTTCAAGGTCACCATAAATCGTTATGTGGAAAACCCTGAACATCCAATGCCAAATCCAGATGAACTATACCAGCGACTGAACGGTGGAAAAACTTTCTCAAAGTTAGATTTATCGCAAGCTTATCAGCAAGTGGAATTGGATGAGGAATCTAGGAAATATGTCACGATTAACACACCACTTGGTTTGTACAGATATACACGTTTACCATATGGTGTCTCAGCAGCACCACAACTTTTTCagtctttaatggataaagttctgcAAGGAGTGCCTTGTGGATGCAACATAGATGATATTAGTCTTACTGGGAGAACCGAAGCTGAACATTTACACAATCTTGAAAAGGTACTTGAGCGGTTGCACATCAATGGGTTGAAATGTAATTTGtcgaaatgtgaatttatgaagcCCTCCTTGAAATATTTGAGTTTCATTGTAGATGAAGAGGGCATTCATATGACGGAGGATGCCATTGCAGCAGTCACGGAGGCACCAAGGCCAGAATCAAGGTCTGAAATGCAATCCTTCCTGGGGCTGGTAAACCATTACCGTCGCTATGTGCCAAATCTCTCATCAGTCGCAGCGCCTCTCACGGAATTACTGCATAAAGACAGAAAATGGCATTGGTCAGTAGAGTGTGAAAGAGCTTTTTCCGAGATTAAAAAAATGCTGACCACTGAAACAGGAGTATTAGTGCACTATGATTTGAGTAAACCTGTGACGTTGGCAGTAGATGCATCACCCAAAGGACTTGGAGCAGTGCTTTCCCATATCACCA ATAACAAACCACTGTCATACATTCTGGGACCCAGGAAGGGCATTCCAGTCCTTGCAGCTGCAAGAATACAACGCTGGGCTATACAGTTAGCAGCTTATGATTATGACATTGAATTACGTCGTTCAAGTGACAATGGAAATGCTGATGCACTCTCACGGTTGCCTTTACCAGATTGTGACTCCGATGCATCAGATAAGCATGTAAACTGGACACAAGAAGCAACTGCATTTAACATGCACCAGGTGAACTCTCTTCCTGTTACTGCGAAATCTGTTGCAAGGGAAACTTTGCATGATGCTGTACTGGCTAGAGCTTTATATTATACAAGAAATGGATGGCCAGACTCTGAGGACATAGCACAGGAACTGAAACCCTTCCATAGCCGTCAGCGTGAGTTTTCAATTGAAGAGGGATGTCTTCTATGGGGTGCCAGGGTGGTAATACCGTCGAGGTATAGGATTCAAATCTTAGAAGAGCTACATGGTGGTCATCCGGGGATTGTTAGGATGAAAGGATTAGCTCGCTTGCATGTGTGGTGGCCGAATATCGATCAAGATATTGAAAACACTGTGCAAGGGTGCTCTGCTTGTCAGGCTACTCAGCCAATGCCGACTCGTGCTGAGGGTAATCCGTGGAAATGGCCTTCTGGTCCGTGGAAAAGAGTACATGTTGATTTCGCAGGACCATTCCTGGACAAATGTACCTCATTATGA